A section of the Oncorhynchus tshawytscha isolate Ot180627B linkage group LG09, Otsh_v2.0, whole genome shotgun sequence genome encodes:
- the LOC112258400 gene encoding zinc finger and SCAN domain-containing protein 22 — MTKLQLLNAYLTERLMVAVDEILEVVGGTVSEFEEETARTKRENEVLKRRLREVGLDTGTECSAVSTRPVSLSMSGQHQWSSDQGPDLESTQTQNHMVMNQDKMPATHSQLPTECTEWKSLCNSPHTLSSQQTDTSATTPVVAPPSVKRDLDEEDDQLLLPSANPFSSTSCPVDRVVLHYNSEGIKTEPSDTIPTDMGSVSAQMGCGELNPSSDPGPATVETRYTVSDLSADLESVVADSSRYGASASGVPTDLVSASAAMIPDGFFRQIGSDGCVTTGPELDFGDTTSTVGPLTSLFYPGQTRRQPQTNRSTNRGHQQINRSTNNRGQQQTNNRGDQKSHPCPQCGKIFSHVSRLKIHLRIHTGEKPYVCALCGKRFNNDGTLRNHRRVHTELRLYGCPVCGMSFKDAYTCRKHQRVHNGMRPAGGGAHTCSLCGKAFSEAAKLTKHIRTHVSDIG; from the exons ATGACTAAACTACAGCTTTTGAATGCTTACCTCACCGAGCGGTTAATGGTGGCTGTAGATGAGATACTGGAGGTGGTCGGGGGGACAGTGTCAGAATTCGAGGAGGAGACTGCCCGTacgaagagagagaatgaagtcCTAAAACGAAGGTTACGAGAAGTTGGACTCGACACGGGAACGGAATGTTCAGCAG TCTCGACcaggcctgtttctctctctatgtctgggcAGCACCAGTGGAGTTCCGACCAGGGTCCAGACCTGGAGTCTACACAGACCCAGAACCACATGGTAATGAACCAGGATAAGATGCCTGCCACACATAGCCAGCTACCCACAGAGTGCACCGAGTGGAAGAGTCTGTGTAACTCTCCACATACCCTGTCCTCACAACAGACCGATACATCAGCTACCACCCCAGTAGTAGCTCCACCGTCCGTGAAAAGGGACTTGGACGAAGAAGACGACCAGCTTCTGCTTCCCTCTGCAAATCCCTTCAGCAGCACATCATGCCCCGTGGACAGAGTGGTTTTACACTATAACTCTGAGGGCATCAAAACAGAGCCTAGTGATACTATCCCTACTGACATGGGGTCAGTATCTGCTCAGATGGGGTGTGGTGAACTAAACCCCAGTTCGGACCCTGGACCAGCCACTGTTGAAACCAGGTACACTGTTTCAGACCTGAGCGCTGACCTGGAATCAGTGGTTGCAGACAGCAGCAGGTATGGTGCCTCTGCCTCGGGCGTCCCAACTGACCTGGTATCAGCTAGTGCGGCCATGATCCCAGATGGCTTTTTCCGTCAGATTGGCAGCGATGGTTGTGTAACAACAGGGCCAGAACTAGACTTCGGGGACACCACCAGTACCGTAGGTCCCTTGACCTCCCTGTTCTATCCGGGTCAAACCAGACGTCAACCACAAACAAATAGGTCAACAAATAGGGGTCATCAACAAATAAACAGGTCCACAAACAACAGGggtcaacaacaaacaaacaacaggGGGGATCAGAAGTCCCACCCGTGCCCTCAGTGTGGTAAGATATTCAGCCACGTGTCACGCCTCAAGATCCACCTCCGcattcacacaggggagaagccgtaCGTTTGTGCACTGTGTGGCAAGCGATTCAACAACGATGGCACACTGAGGAACCACCGGCGCGTTCACACGGAGCTGCGGCTGTACGGCTGTCCTGTCTGCGGCATGAGCTTCAAGGACGCCTACACGTGTAGGAAGCACCAGCGCGTTCACAATGGAATGAGGCCTGCCGGAGGCGGGGCCCACACCTGCAGCCTGTGTGGCAAGGCTTTCAGTGAGGCAGCTAAGCTGACCAAACACATCAGGACTCATGTGTCGGACATTGGGTGA